TATTAAGGAGTTTGACAGAGAAGTAAAGGATATGGAAATTAGAAATGACCCTGACACCAACAAAATgctaaatgagaaaaaacaatcGATGGTAGGATGTTGATATGTATGCTTTAAATAGAATTTGGTTATCTTCTGATGTGTTAACCACTCAATGACTTGTTGAATATATTTGGCATTTCCTCGCAGGTCAAAGAGTTGAATTCGTATGTTGCTCTTAAGAAGCAGTAAGTGGTATATCTTTCCATCAAAAGATTCATTTCCTGTCAGATGTGTGTCTTGTTTCTGTTTCCAAGTGATAGTTTCTCTCTTCTGctttccttctcctcctcccgctctctctctctctctcctgcaTTTAAATTTTGTAACAAATAATACAAGTTGAAAAAAACAGCAGATGAAGAATCGCTCAGAGCAGTATGATTACTTGAGAGTGATATCTAGGATAAGATGTCAGTTGTTCAGTTACTTGGTAAAGGCACtagtcttgatttctctttactGCGTCAACTTTTTCTTAGTTTGCGGATTTCAATGGGATGGAAGTTTGTAGGTTAAATTTGGAGAACTATATACATTTTCTCAAAAAACTTATTTTCAAGGACACAAAATTGAAGGTTGAGTAGGTGACTAATAAATTTGACCATAGTGTTACTGTTTTGTTTTAAACATGATTCAAGTTAACTTTACCAAAATGCGTTGGCTTGTCATTCTTTTGGTGCCCTCTTCAATTTTTCCTGgcgaaaaaagaaaagcaagatgATGGAATGCTATTGCTATGCTTCACCATTATTAATAATGGAATCCACAAACAATAATgtctttatttcatttttaaatGATCGCTTACTTCTGCACTTCTCTTGGTATTGAAATTCAAGTTTCTTTGTCATGTATGTGAAATTCTCATTTCCTCCATAGTTATTATATTTCTTGTGCCATTCCTCAAAAGCTTTTTAATTCTGTTTAGTGTTATCATCATATATGTTTCATCTAGCTACTAGTTCCTTGTTTCCCATGTAATGCATCTGATATCTTTTTTGTCTGTACTTGTTTGACTTTCCTACTGTGGTGGAACAGGCATGCAGCTAATCTCGAAAGCAACAAGCGAGTTGATCTCTTTGATCAAGGACCTAATGAAGAGTTTGCGGAAGAAAATGTGTTGCTAGCTTCATGTAAGTATATGATCTTCTGTCATGAGATTAGTATTTCAATGATGGTTAGTACATTTTCTAAATACTGGGACCAAGTTCTCCAAGAATTCTCCTTTATGTAAATGAAGAAAACAGAAATGCATGACGTGAATGTCACTCTCTTGTTTGGCATAACAAAAGCAGTTTTGTTCATACTATGCTTCATAGGCTCTAGACTATCTCAAATTTGTCAAACTATAATCTGTATTGGTGCTGTATCTACAAGCTAAACCAAGGCATTGTTTGTAGCCCGTTTAGAGTTTCATACTGTTCTTTGTCAGATTAGACCTTGTCCTCTATAGTAGATTTGATCCGAGGCATTGTTTTCCCATTCTCATTTGAGCTATGCTTGATAATAAGCTTATTTATTTTTCAGCCATGACAAATCAACAGTTAATAGATGATGGAAACAGGATGATGGATGAGACCGATCAAGCAATTGACAGAGCAAAAAAGGTTAGCTCGTGCTATGTGTGTATATACTTGAGCAGAAATCAGCACatatttctcatttttcttgaaTTCGAAACTGGCTTTTGAGAAGAATTCTTCGTGGTCAATTGTGGTCATACTGAATAATCTTACAAATAGTAAAACTCCAAACAAATTTTACTTTCCTTAAGTATGATTTGTAGACTTTGTTCGAATAAGATTGACAGTTGTTCATGTGTATGGTAGGTTGTGCATGAAACAATCAATGTTGGAACAGAGACAGCAGCATCTCTAAAGGCACaggtactttatttgaattttgaggGCTTTAGAAAATCAGATATCATGATACTTCATTGTATCTTGGATTCAGTTTGTGGTTTCTTTTTCCCCGTTCCCCTCTTTAAAAACTCAGCAGTATACAGAACTAAGACATCTACTTCTTCTAAGTTCAGACAGAACAAATGAGTAGAATTGTTAATGAGCTGGACTCTATCCACTTTTCAATCAAGAAagcttcaaaactggtcaagGAAATTGGTAGGCAGGTCAATATCTGAAAATTTTGCCACCATTTCTTAAAGTTATTCTGTATAGTTGAAATTCAGTTAACTTACTTGAGCATGTTCCAATAGGTTGCAACTGACAAGTGCATTATGGCATTGCTCTTCCTTATTGTCATTGGAGTTATAGCCATTATTATTGTGAAGGTATGTTGTCCACATACCTAAAACCCCAAACTCTATCCCCGAGTAGGTTGTTGTTCAATTCTAACACTCTTGTGAGTCTTAGATcctaaccaaaaaaagaaagaaaaggaacgaGAGAGAAGAATAACTACTGTTACAGAGgactaaaataataataataataataataatatcatagATGTTTTGTTCCCAACATCATTTTTAAGCAGGTTATTTGATCTTTATTTGATTGTTCAGCTTGTAAACCCGAACAACAAGGACATTCGGGATATTCCAGGATTAGCCCCACCTGTGATGAATCGAAGATTACTGTGGAATCCTAATTAAAGAGCAAGGAAGTGGACGATCTCACAAGCTTTCAGGATGATCAGAAATCCAAGTGGATCACATGGTAATGGCACCCTGCATTAACCAAGTCCGTTTAACGGATTATCTGAATTTTTCAGAAGAAGAGCTCGGGTAGCTCTACTAAGTGTGCATTGTTATTAGTTGTTGTAGTCAttgaatatatttttgtaacaacTTCTGTATGGCTAATTAGCATgatatattttgtatatatatatatatatatatattgaatttgTTTGGAATAGCTTCTTGTTTGAGTTATATAAGGGCAGTTTCTCTCTTGTGAGGCAAGAGAGAGTCCAATTTAGGGCTTGCCATTTTTGCAGGGAAGTGTTGAGTCAAAAGGAGTAAGACACATGGAATCgttttttctttgattgatgATATCCGTGAACGGCTTGCTATAAAATTTAGGTTGACTGAGTTGATGACAAAAGTGGATGCAAAGAAAACGAGTAAAGGACGCGGATCCTTCTTTTCCTGTCTTGAATTTACTTCTGTCTCGGCAGTTGAAGCATCTAACTCTGTATCAAAATTTGCCATTGAAATGGCCGTAAGATTACTTTGTAGGATGAATTGGTTGACTTGGCTACCAATTGAGTGGTGCTGCTTTTCTCTACAAGAAGAAACGAGGAATTAATACTGCTAATTAAATGGGTCGGTGGGTAAGTGTTTCATCATCTTGGTAAATTCAACTTTTTAGGTAAGAATCTTTTTTcacaaaagtttaaaaaaaaaaaaaaaacacgtctAAATATGGTTTCAACTAAGTCAAAATTTGATTCAGAacccaaaaaccttaaaaacaAAGCCAACAAATGCGTAGTGCAATCGGGGACAtccaataaaatcaacaaatcAATAATGGAAGTCCCACTTTTATGAGGGCGAGTTACGTGTGTGAAAAAAACATGTCATTGATTGATGGGGTGATACTTGGGAAAATCCTTTTTTCTACAAGAAATATGGCTACACCTATTACGCACAGAGGGATTAAAAGGCTCTAGGAAGTCTAGACTCGAGACTATTGAAGAAGAGATTGATTAATTAAAGTAAAAGTAGGGCCAAAAAATCTTCCACTAATACTCCGTTTCTCACCAAAAAAGCAAACTTCTTGAGATAAATGAGATTTTTAATAGCGGAAGCATCATGAACCCATGATAAAAAGGGCAACATagacaattttattttatctccaacaaaatgaaataaagTAAAATGAAATGTCTGAAAAGACCAAGAAGGACAAATGGGGCCTGCCAAGTGCCAACCCTTTGCCTTTGTTTGATGTAGCCGGTAATGGTAGGCCAAGAAGTTATTTTAAGGTGTGGATGCCGATTGTTTAGGGTCAGGCAAATCACAACAACCCTTTTTTAATTACTATTAATCTGTCCTTGTTTTGAGAGCAAAAGGAGTGAAATATTAAATCATAAATTCAGATTTTTCAAACCAAAGGAACATACATATTCTCAGTTCTCCCCAGAGCCTTACATTCCAGCTGACGCATTTATGGTTGAGACTTCACATACTTCAATGCAGATAAGTGagttttttgtttctctcttttaaaaGTTTGAAGACTCCTcgaaaatcaaagaaatggattaACAGAGACTTTTATAGACCCAGAATCAAAGGTCAACAAGTAATTTTTATACGGTAACCATACGCGCTGTACGGATGTTTGTGACGGCAAGCAACAACAAACAAATGTATATAATGAAAAATGAAGCTATGCACCTTGAAGAAAGAAGAATAGTCTTCTTGGTCTTTTAACTTGTGGGCTGATCATCTTCAGGTCTTCTTACATCTGTCTTTTTCAATCTGTTTTATTTTCGTTTCATACACGCCAGTTGCCAGTTttctcgtctctctctctctctctctctctctctctctctgtgtgaaAACTGAGAACTTGCAACGTGAGTGTTCTCTACTTTTCTGCATTTGTAACAGTTTTTGCTTCTCCattctcttttggtttttgggtTCTTGTTCATACTCTTCTTTAGCGACAACACCCAATTTTGTCCTGTTG
This DNA window, taken from Tripterygium wilfordii isolate XIE 37 chromosome 20, ASM1340144v1, whole genome shotgun sequence, encodes the following:
- the LOC119986566 gene encoding novel plant SNARE 11-like, producing the protein MMDPLSAISEDLAEINGQIADVFRSLSTGFQKLEKIKDVNRQSRQLEELTGKMRECKRLIKEFDREVKDMEIRNDPDTNKMLNEKKQSMVKELNSYVALKKQHAANLESNKRVDLFDQGPNEEFAEENVLLASSMTNQQLIDDGNRMMDETDQAIDRAKKVVHETINVGTETAASLKAQTEQMSRIVNELDSIHFSIKKASKLVKEIGRQVATDKCIMALLFLIVIGVIAIIIVKLVNPNNKDIRDIPGLAPPVMNRRLLWNPN